The bacterium genome includes a window with the following:
- a CDS encoding ATP synthase F0 subunit C: METAKLIGMAIAAGLGVLGPAIGVGMIGSRAMEAIGRNPEASDKVVSNMILAIVFAEALGILALVVSFIIKFV, from the coding sequence ATCGAAACAGCAAAGCTCATCGGCATGGCGATCGCAGCCGGCCTCGGCGTTCTCGGCCCGGCTATCGGCGTCGGTATGATCGGCTCCCGCGCAATGGAAGCGATCGGCCGCAATCCGGAAGCATCCGACAAGGTCGTCTCGAACATGATCCTCGCGATCGTCTTCGCAGAAGCTCTTGGTATTCTCGCCTTGGTCGTCTCCTTCATCATCAAATTCGTCTAA
- the atpF gene encoding F0F1 ATP synthase subunit B, whose product MSELFSAFGLDWKLLVIQTVNFALLLAILWRFLYTPLVKMLDERRGLIADSVQKAEAADRRLAEADAEGKTLLAEAGKEAESLVASGRSRAESQSAEILKKTQEKAEALLSDAEARAEEAKRQALAAGEKEIARAAMLAAEKILKDKHA is encoded by the coding sequence ATGTCAGAACTTTTCTCAGCTTTCGGCCTCGATTGGAAACTGCTCGTCATCCAGACGGTCAATTTCGCATTGCTTCTTGCCATCTTGTGGCGTTTTCTCTATACGCCGCTCGTGAAGATGCTCGATGAGCGCCGCGGCCTCATCGCGGACAGCGTCCAGAAGGCTGAAGCGGCGGATCGCCGTCTTGCTGAAGCGGATGCAGAAGGGAAGACCTTGCTCGCGGAGGCAGGCAAGGAAGCAGAGAGTCTCGTTGCTTCCGGCCGCTCGCGCGCTGAAAGCCAGTCGGCTGAGATCCTGAAGAAGACGCAGGAAAAGGCAGAAGCGCTTCTCTCCGATGCCGAGGCGCGCGCTGAAGAAGCGAAGCGTCAGGCACTTGCTGCGGGAGAAAAAGAAATCGCCCGCGCAGCTATGCTCGCCGCGGAAAAGATCCTGAAGGACAAGCACGCCTAG
- a CDS encoding F0F1 ATP synthase subunit delta translates to MQTDAYAHALMRLIEEGAKPAEAVKKLHALLEREGRANLLPSIGRAFERLAAKKANRDRAVLTIAREKDEAKARKESGAKDAEVVVDESLIGGWRLEAEGMLQDASWKNHLVNIYQNVTRA, encoded by the coding sequence ATGCAGACCGATGCCTACGCACACGCGCTCATGCGCCTTATAGAAGAAGGAGCGAAGCCGGCGGAGGCGGTGAAGAAACTGCATGCGCTTCTCGAGCGTGAAGGTCGCGCGAATCTGTTGCCGTCGATCGGTCGCGCATTCGAGCGCCTTGCCGCGAAGAAGGCCAACCGCGATCGCGCCGTCCTTACGATCGCCCGTGAGAAAGACGAGGCGAAGGCGCGTAAGGAAAGCGGAGCGAAGGATGCTGAAGTGGTCGTTGATGAGAGCCTTATCGGCGGCTGGCGTCTCGAAGCAGAAGGAATGCTTCAGGACGCGAGCTGGAAGAACCATCTTGTGAATATTTACCAGAACGTTACCCGCGCATAA
- a CDS encoding F0F1 ATP synthase subunit alpha has product MNNATVEKILKEIESYSPKGEGVHVGRVVAVGDGVVAIDGLAKAVMAEVLEFEETKGKKLKDSIEHEGKLLGLVLNLEEDGVRAIVLGDTSRVQEGMTVKSTGKILSVPSGEELLGRVVNALGEPVDGKGPFKNATMMPVEREAYGVMDRKSVSVPLQTGIKAIDAMIPIGRGQRELIIGDRSTGKTTVAIDTIINQKYEPKGKRPVCVYVAIGQKESKTARIMQQLKDNDAFAYTIIVDASASAPAALQYLAPFAGVAIGEYFMDKGQDVLVVYDDLSKQAVAYRQLSLLLRRPPGREAYPGDVFYLHSRLLERSARLSDEKGGGSLTALPIIETQEGDISGYIPTNVISITDGQIFLETGLFNKGIRPAINVGDSVSRVGSAAQTKAMKAVAGTLKLELAQFRELEAFMQFASDLDKATADRIASGQRTVEALKQVNGEPMPMEFQVVDLYAVVNKLFLDVPVKKVKDAERAWLEFVGASRSEILEDMKKSGALSDDAKLSLNKAMEEFRIAHKEYFA; this is encoded by the coding sequence ATGAATAACGCAACCGTCGAAAAGATCCTGAAGGAAATCGAGAGCTACTCACCGAAGGGTGAGGGCGTGCATGTCGGCCGTGTCGTCGCTGTCGGTGACGGCGTCGTCGCGATCGATGGCCTTGCAAAGGCTGTCATGGCCGAAGTCCTCGAGTTCGAGGAGACGAAAGGTAAGAAGCTCAAGGATTCCATCGAACACGAAGGAAAGCTCTTGGGTCTCGTCCTTAACCTCGAAGAAGACGGAGTGCGCGCGATCGTTCTTGGAGATACCTCCCGCGTCCAAGAGGGTATGACGGTGAAGTCGACGGGTAAGATCCTCTCGGTCCCCTCCGGTGAAGAACTCCTCGGTCGCGTCGTGAATGCGCTGGGTGAACCAGTCGACGGCAAGGGCCCCTTTAAGAACGCGACGATGATGCCGGTCGAGCGCGAAGCATACGGCGTCATGGATCGTAAGTCGGTCTCCGTTCCGCTCCAGACGGGTATCAAGGCGATCGACGCGATGATTCCGATCGGCCGCGGTCAGCGTGAGCTCATCATCGGCGATCGCTCAACGGGTAAGACGACGGTTGCGATCGACACCATCATCAACCAGAAGTACGAGCCGAAGGGTAAGCGTCCGGTCTGCGTGTACGTCGCGATCGGCCAGAAGGAATCCAAGACGGCGCGCATCATGCAGCAGTTGAAGGACAACGATGCATTCGCGTACACGATCATCGTCGACGCGTCTGCGTCTGCTCCGGCAGCACTCCAGTACCTCGCACCGTTCGCGGGCGTGGCTATCGGGGAGTACTTCATGGACAAGGGTCAGGACGTCCTCGTCGTCTACGACGATCTCTCGAAGCAGGCAGTCGCGTACCGCCAGCTCTCCCTCTTGCTGCGCCGCCCACCAGGACGCGAAGCATATCCGGGCGACGTCTTCTACTTGCACTCGCGCCTTCTTGAGCGTTCTGCGCGCCTTTCCGATGAGAAGGGTGGTGGATCTCTCACGGCACTTCCGATCATCGAGACGCAGGAAGGAGACATCTCCGGCTACATCCCGACCAACGTCATCTCCATCACCGATGGTCAGATTTTCTTGGAGACGGGTCTTTTCAACAAAGGCATCCGCCCGGCGATCAACGTGGGTGATTCCGTCTCCCGTGTCGGCTCCGCTGCACAGACCAAGGCAATGAAGGCGGTGGCGGGAACCTTGAAGCTCGAACTCGCGCAGTTCCGCGAACTCGAAGCATTCATGCAGTTCGCCTCCGACTTGGATAAGGCAACGGCGGATCGTATTGCATCCGGTCAGCGCACCGTGGAAGCCTTGAAGCAGGTAAATGGTGAGCCGATGCCGATGGAATTCCAGGTCGTCGATCTCTACGCGGTCGTCAATAAGCTTTTCCTCGATGTTCCGGTGAAGAAGGTGAAAGATGCTGAGCGTGCATGGCTCGAATTCGTGGGCGCAAGCCGCTCCGAGATCCTCGAGGATATGAAGAAGAGTGGTGCACTCTCCGACGACGCAAAGCTCTCACTTAACAAGGCGATGGAGGAATTCCGCATCGCACATAAGGAATACTTCGCATAA
- the atpG gene encoding ATP synthase F1 subunit gamma, which produces MALKDIKLKIQSVKKTSTVTRAMEAVSAVKMRKAQERALGGRAYAAAALTILERISGSQDLQQQPLMQLRGGKTAIVLITSDKGLAGALNSNVIRATERELESRGLSKNDIIMLAIGRRGGDYFLNRGYAVREKIENISDDISEADMHRVTGQLIAMHEAGEIGSALVIYMNFLSTFEQKPVVRQILPITSDLIHEMVAGIVPVKGKYAGIGQGEFRPATYTIEPDAESIVKVLMPRLLNIAVYHALLEGKASEHSARMVAMKSATDKAKEMAKLLTRKFNKVRQAAITREVSEITSGIEAMK; this is translated from the coding sequence ATGGCGTTGAAAGACATCAAACTGAAGATACAGTCCGTCAAAAAGACCTCGACCGTGACGCGGGCGATGGAGGCTGTTTCCGCAGTAAAGATGCGCAAGGCGCAGGAGCGTGCCCTTGGTGGCCGTGCCTACGCCGCAGCGGCGCTCACCATCCTCGAGCGCATTTCCGGCTCTCAAGATCTTCAGCAGCAGCCCCTCATGCAGCTACGTGGTGGGAAGACCGCGATCGTCCTCATCACCTCCGATAAGGGTCTTGCCGGCGCACTCAACTCGAATGTCATTCGTGCGACCGAGCGAGAACTCGAATCACGTGGACTCTCGAAGAACGATATCATCATGCTCGCGATCGGCCGTCGTGGCGGCGATTACTTCCTCAACCGCGGCTATGCGGTGCGTGAGAAGATCGAGAACATCTCCGACGACATCTCGGAAGCCGACATGCATCGTGTGACCGGCCAACTCATTGCTATGCACGAAGCAGGAGAGATTGGCTCTGCGCTTGTCATTTATATGAACTTCCTCTCGACCTTCGAGCAGAAGCCGGTCGTCCGCCAGATCCTCCCGATCACCTCAGACCTCATCCACGAGATGGTTGCCGGTATCGTGCCGGTGAAGGGAAAGTACGCGGGTATCGGTCAAGGAGAATTCCGTCCGGCGACCTATACGATCGAGCCGGATGCGGAATCCATCGTCAAAGTCCTCATGCCACGCCTCCTCAATATTGCCGTCTACCACGCGCTCCTCGAAGGGAAGGCCTCCGAGCATTCGGCGCGTATGGTGGCGATGAAGTCGGCGACGGACAAGGCGAAGGAGATGGCGAAGCTGCTCACCCGCAAGTTCAACAAGGTCCGCCAGGCAGCGATCACCCGTGAGGTTTCGGAAATCACATCGGGAATCGAAGCCATGAAATAG
- the atpD gene encoding F0F1 ATP synthase subunit beta, whose product MKGIITQIIGPVVDVRFDEKLPPIKNALTVKHGKTTLTLEVAQHLGLNRVRCISMGDTAGLARDSEVTDTGAPISVPVGEAALGRMFNVVGEPIDGKEAPKNPTKLPIHAEAPSFTQQSTKAEVFETGIKAIDLMTPFIKGGKVGLFGGAGVGKTVLIQELIHNVASEHGGYSVFAGVGERVREGNDLYHEMKDSGVLEKTALVFGQMNEVPGARARVALSGLTMAEAFRDEGGKDVLFFMDNVFRFVQAGSEVSSLLGRIPSAVGYQPTLAEEMGQLQERITSTQKGSITSVQAIYVPADDITDPAPATSFAHLDSTVVLSRQLASLGIYPSIDPLASGSTALQPDIVGEEHYRVANETRRVLQRYQDLQDIIAILGIEELSEDDRKLVYRARKIQRFLSQPFNVASVFTGKPGKYVTLADTVRSFGEILDGKHDGIDEGQFYMKGGIDEVLAG is encoded by the coding sequence ATGAAAGGAATCATCACGCAGATCATCGGTCCGGTCGTCGACGTCCGCTTCGACGAGAAGCTCCCACCGATCAAGAACGCTCTCACGGTGAAGCATGGCAAGACGACGCTCACGCTTGAGGTCGCGCAGCACTTGGGGCTCAACCGTGTCCGCTGCATCTCCATGGGCGACACCGCAGGTCTCGCGCGTGATTCCGAAGTGACGGACACCGGCGCTCCGATCTCGGTTCCAGTCGGCGAAGCCGCACTCGGCCGCATGTTCAATGTCGTCGGTGAGCCGATCGACGGCAAGGAGGCCCCGAAGAATCCGACGAAGCTTCCGATCCACGCTGAAGCACCATCCTTCACCCAGCAGTCCACGAAGGCGGAAGTCTTCGAGACCGGTATCAAGGCGATCGATCTTATGACGCCGTTCATCAAGGGCGGTAAGGTCGGCCTCTTCGGCGGCGCAGGCGTCGGTAAGACCGTCCTCATCCAGGAGCTCATCCACAACGTCGCATCCGAGCACGGCGGTTACTCCGTCTTCGCTGGGGTGGGGGAGCGTGTCCGCGAAGGAAACGACCTCTACCACGAAATGAAGGATTCCGGTGTTCTCGAGAAGACGGCGCTCGTCTTCGGCCAGATGAACGAAGTCCCGGGCGCACGCGCACGCGTCGCGCTCTCGGGCCTCACGATGGCTGAAGCATTCCGCGACGAAGGCGGTAAGGACGTGCTCTTCTTCATGGACAACGTCTTCCGTTTCGTCCAGGCAGGCTCTGAAGTCTCCTCGCTCCTCGGTCGTATCCCGTCAGCAGTCGGGTATCAGCCGACGCTCGCCGAAGAGATGGGTCAGCTCCAGGAACGTATTACCTCGACGCAGAAGGGCTCCATCACCTCGGTGCAGGCGATCTATGTGCCGGCCGACGACATCACCGACCCGGCTCCAGCGACTTCCTTCGCACACCTCGACTCGACGGTCGTGCTTTCGCGTCAGCTCGCATCGCTCGGTATCTATCCGTCGATCGATCCTTTGGCATCGGGCTCCACGGCACTCCAGCCGGATATCGTCGGTGAGGAGCACTACCGCGTCGCCAACGAGACGCGCCGCGTCCTCCAGCGTTATCAGGATCTTCAGGACATCATCGCGATCCTCGGTATCGAAGAGCTTTCCGAAGACGACCGCAAGCTCGTCTACCGCGCTCGTAAGATCCAGCGCTTCCTCTCGCAGCCGTTCAACGTCGCATCCGTCTTTACCGGTAAGCCGGGTAAGTACGTCACGCTCGCAGATACCGTCCGCTCGTTCGGTGAGATCCTTGATGGTAAGCACGATGGTATCGACGAAGGCCAGTTCTACATGAAAGGAGGAATTGATGAGGTTCTCGCGGGCTAG
- a CDS encoding F0F1 ATP synthase subunit epsilon: MAEATMHLVISSVGENLYDGSAISVTLPAAGGEMTVLPDHEPLVTTLKAGKITVRIPNAENKEFTIEGGVLETSGTRTVVLV, translated from the coding sequence ATGGCTGAAGCCACGATGCATCTCGTCATCTCAAGCGTGGGGGAGAACCTCTACGACGGTTCTGCTATTTCAGTCACGCTTCCGGCGGCTGGAGGCGAGATGACGGTGCTTCCTGATCACGAACCGCTCGTGACGACCCTTAAAGCAGGGAAGATCACCGTCCGCATCCCGAATGCGGAGAATAAGGAATTCACGATCGAAGGCGGCGTTCTCGAGACTTCGGGTACCCGTACGGTCGTCTTGGTGTAA
- a CDS encoding RNHCP domain-containing protein: MSFKRTKEDFVCAHCGTEVQGSGYTNHCPKCLYSKHVDKDPGDRLEECGGLMAPIRIEGSATEPRIIHKCEKCGIERPVKASADDDQDAILACAQRAAS; encoded by the coding sequence ATGAGTTTCAAACGGACGAAGGAGGATTTCGTATGTGCTCACTGCGGCACTGAAGTGCAGGGAAGCGGCTATACGAACCACTGCCCGAAGTGTCTGTATTCGAAACATGTCGACAAGGACCCGGGGGATCGCTTGGAAGAATGCGGTGGCCTCATGGCGCCGATCCGTATCGAAGGCAGCGCGACCGAGCCGCGCATCATCCACAAATGCGAGAAATGCGGTATCGAACGGCCGGTCAAAGCTTCCGCTGATGACGATCAGGATGCCATCCTTGCCTGTGCACAACGTGCCGCCTCCTGA
- a CDS encoding efflux RND transporter permease subunit: MYPLWNFFLTRRAFTILAMAAFLVAGTYALVAMPKESSPEVVVPIGIVTTVLPGATAADVERLVTDKLEPAVRNVPNIDKVTSSSVQGVSMINAQFLASADIETAIQDLRNAVEGAKRDLPSDAEAPTVTKVDFQNQPVLMIGVSSDLAPETLHKLGQDIKDDLQSLDGVSRVEVAGVRGREISIVLHADALARHNLSVMQVLGALSGANASAPAGVLTIDDIQYPVQFKGDITDSADVGLIPVKTATGELLIRDIATVIDGFERTASISRLAEKDTEASYAMTINVYKSAGANILTVTDTVKDRVEELKGSMLEGSSAIVVYDAGDEVRRSISELTHAGRDTIVLVMLVLLIAIGWRESLVAALSIPLSFVIAFLGMWLTGNTINFISLFSLVIAIGILVDSGIVVVEAIHTNREKGMEKVEAARDAVRRYGWPLIAGTMTTVAVFVPLFFLSGIIGEFIQSIPFTIIAVLLASILVALGFVPLLALALLKHSESPFAAKREKIWETIAVRYRSWMQDLFRSRRLQKIFISAVAISFVVAIALPVTGLLKAVMFPPSDIDFFYVEIELPQASTLVQTDEVARKVEAVVASNPDVASYLTTIGGGSVFANGMSGGSSGNGKLANITVNLEKDRDATSIEIAEELRRELAPLQGEGGAKINVMDNLGGPPSGAPIVVKIWSESLDNLAIATEMVERLIEETEGTRDVSSSLSNDGTELQVSVNREKANEYGLSAADVAGTLRAAVSGMEATKVRIDGDDVAVRIMLDLNQDFVQPEEANFADADALARVPVTTQRGTVPLGTFVEMTAARTSASISHEDGTRIGSVSSYVNDGVNALEVTAAVREKADALKLPEGVRLTYGGDDEEIQRTFTEMLIALVAGLVFMFAILVLEFNAFRTTLRLLLAIPLSLTGVLIGLFISGEALSFSAFLGIIALGGVLINHGILLLDVLHKMREHSPGKSAEEVVLDASTARIRPILLTTITTVVGMIPLTFVSEMWAPLAYTIGFGLLYGTVLTLVLIPLLSYRYELKHRS; encoded by the coding sequence ATGTATCCTCTCTGGAACTTCTTCCTGACGCGTCGCGCCTTCACCATCCTTGCGATGGCGGCGTTCCTCGTCGCAGGAACCTACGCGCTTGTCGCGATGCCGAAGGAATCCTCTCCTGAGGTCGTCGTCCCTATCGGGATCGTCACCACGGTCCTTCCGGGCGCGACCGCTGCCGACGTCGAACGACTCGTAACTGACAAGCTCGAACCGGCGGTCCGCAACGTGCCGAATATCGACAAGGTCACTTCGAGCTCGGTACAGGGCGTTTCCATGATCAACGCGCAGTTCCTGGCTTCCGCGGATATCGAGACCGCGATCCAGGATCTCCGCAACGCCGTCGAAGGCGCGAAGCGCGATCTTCCCAGCGACGCCGAAGCACCGACCGTCACCAAGGTCGACTTCCAGAACCAGCCGGTCCTCATGATCGGCGTATCCAGCGATCTCGCACCGGAGACGCTGCATAAGCTCGGTCAGGACATCAAGGACGATCTCCAGTCGCTCGATGGCGTCTCGCGTGTCGAGGTGGCAGGCGTACGCGGACGTGAGATCTCGATCGTACTCCATGCCGATGCGCTCGCTCGTCACAACCTGAGCGTCATGCAGGTCTTGGGCGCGCTTTCCGGCGCAAATGCTTCTGCGCCGGCAGGTGTCCTCACGATCGATGACATCCAGTACCCGGTACAGTTCAAGGGCGATATCACTGACTCCGCCGATGTCGGCCTCATTCCGGTGAAGACCGCGACCGGCGAGCTTCTCATCCGTGATATCGCAACCGTCATCGACGGCTTCGAGCGCACCGCGAGCATCTCCCGTCTCGCCGAAAAGGACACCGAGGCTTCCTACGCGATGACGATCAACGTCTATAAATCAGCCGGCGCCAACATCCTGACGGTGACCGATACGGTGAAGGATCGTGTCGAGGAATTGAAAGGCAGCATGCTCGAAGGCTCTTCCGCGATCGTCGTCTATGACGCCGGCGACGAAGTCCGTCGCAGCATCTCGGAGCTCACCCACGCAGGCCGCGACACCATCGTCCTCGTGATGCTCGTGCTCCTCATCGCGATCGGCTGGCGTGAGTCGCTCGTCGCCGCGCTTTCCATCCCCCTCTCGTTCGTCATCGCCTTCTTGGGCATGTGGCTCACCGGCAACACGATCAACTTCATCTCGCTGTTCTCGCTCGTCATCGCGATCGGCATCCTCGTGGACAGCGGTATCGTCGTCGTCGAAGCGATCCACACCAATCGCGAGAAAGGCATGGAGAAAGTGGAAGCCGCGCGTGATGCGGTACGCCGCTACGGTTGGCCGCTTATCGCGGGCACCATGACGACCGTCGCCGTCTTCGTGCCGCTCTTCTTCCTCTCCGGAATCATCGGTGAATTCATCCAGTCGATCCCCTTCACCATCATCGCCGTCCTCTTGGCGTCCATCCTCGTGGCACTCGGCTTCGTGCCGCTCCTCGCGCTCGCGCTCCTGAAGCACAGTGAGAGCCCGTTTGCCGCGAAGCGCGAGAAGATCTGGGAGACGATCGCTGTTCGATATCGCTCATGGATGCAGGATCTGTTCCGCAGCCGTCGCCTGCAGAAGATCTTCATCTCTGCGGTCGCGATCTCATTCGTCGTCGCTATCGCCCTGCCGGTAACCGGCCTCCTGAAGGCCGTCATGTTCCCGCCGTCCGATATCGATTTCTTCTATGTCGAGATCGAGCTTCCGCAGGCATCGACACTGGTCCAGACCGATGAAGTCGCACGTAAGGTCGAAGCGGTCGTCGCATCGAATCCTGACGTTGCTTCGTACCTGACCACCATCGGCGGCGGCTCGGTATTCGCCAACGGTATGTCCGGCGGCTCCTCCGGCAACGGCAAGCTCGCGAACATCACCGTCAATCTCGAGAAGGACCGCGACGCGACCTCGATCGAGATCGCAGAGGAATTGCGCCGCGAACTCGCCCCTCTCCAGGGTGAAGGCGGTGCCAAGATCAACGTCATGGACAACCTCGGCGGTCCGCCGTCCGGCGCGCCGATCGTCGTGAAGATCTGGAGCGAAAGCTTGGATAACCTCGCGATAGCGACCGAAATGGTCGAGCGCCTCATCGAAGAGACCGAAGGCACCCGTGATGTCAGCTCGTCCCTCTCGAACGATGGAACCGAGCTTCAGGTGAGCGTGAATCGCGAGAAGGCGAACGAATACGGTCTCTCAGCTGCCGATGTCGCCGGTACGCTCCGCGCCGCGGTTTCCGGCATGGAAGCGACCAAGGTACGCATCGATGGCGATGACGTCGCCGTGCGCATCATGCTCGACTTGAATCAGGATTTCGTGCAGCCGGAAGAAGCGAACTTCGCAGATGCCGATGCGCTCGCACGAGTACCGGTCACGACGCAGCGCGGCACCGTCCCCTTGGGCACCTTCGTCGAGATGACCGCCGCACGCACCTCGGCGTCGATCTCGCACGAAGACGGCACCCGCATCGGATCGGTCTCCTCGTATGTGAACGACGGCGTGAATGCCCTCGAGGTGACCGCCGCGGTGCGCGAGAAGGCTGACGCATTGAAGCTTCCGGAGGGCGTGCGTCTCACGTACGGCGGTGATGATGAGGAGATCCAGCGCACCTTCACGGAAATGCTCATCGCGCTCGTCGCCGGCTTGGTATTCATGTTCGCCATCCTCGTCCTCGAGTTCAATGCATTCCGTACCACGCTGCGCCTTCTCTTGGCGATCCCGCTCTCGCTGACCGGTGTACTCATCGGCCTCTTCATCTCCGGTGAAGCGCTCTCATTCAGCGCATTCCTCGGTATCATCGCGCTCGGCGGCGTCCTCATCAACCATGGCATCCTTCTTCTCGACGTCCTGCATAAGATGCGAGAGCATTCCCCGGGCAAATCCGCGGAAGAAGTCGTCTTGGATGCCTCGACCGCGCGCATCCGTCCCATCCTTCTCACCACGATCACGACGGTGGTCGGCATGATCCCGCTCACCTTCGTCTCGGAGATGTGGGCACCGCTCGCCTACACGATCGGATTCGGACTCCTCTACGGGACCGTGCTCACCCTCGTGCTTATCCCGCTCCTCTCGTATCGCTACGAGTTGAAGCACCGTTCCTAA
- a CDS encoding MarR family transcriptional regulator — protein MNFPVPENSYERFLRAVHKSVYAIDRNADRLLTEKEGGTFSQFLILMAIAQCSGLSQQKIAEFLDLTPAAVSRQIDSLVKAGLIVREQDPQSRRSHVVSLTPTGEKRFRAMKSTLLDSFKESSKVPADELDAASEILEKVVAAMHPHC, from the coding sequence ATGAACTTCCCTGTTCCGGAGAACTCCTACGAACGCTTCTTGCGCGCCGTACATAAGAGCGTCTATGCTATCGACCGCAACGCCGATCGTTTGCTGACTGAGAAAGAGGGCGGGACCTTTTCCCAGTTCCTCATCCTGATGGCGATCGCACAGTGCTCGGGTCTCTCCCAGCAGAAGATCGCCGAGTTCCTTGATCTCACGCCGGCGGCGGTGAGCCGTCAGATCGATAGCCTCGTCAAAGCCGGACTCATCGTCCGCGAACAGGACCCCCAGAGCCGTCGCTCGCATGTGGTCAGCCTGACGCCGACGGGGGAGAAGCGGTTCCGCGCGATGAAATCGACCCTCCTCGATTCGTTCAAGGAATCGTCGAAGGTGCCGGCGGACGAGCTCGATGCCGCGAGCGAGATCCTCGAGAAAGTAGTCGCGGCGATGCATCCCCATTGTTAA
- a CDS encoding NAD(P)H-dependent oxidoreductase translates to MKKIFILLGHPDNVGMCGALADAYEAGAKEAGHDVVRMNIGEMQFDPILHKGYRAIQDLEPDLKQFQENVKSADHFVIIHPVWWVGMPAGLKAIFDRAWLPGSAFRYMKLPSGKRSMFWHRMYKGKTARIIITSGTEPWLVRLLPGNVNAQLKWGILWFAGFSVGTTWFGPAENVPEERKARWVEKVKNLGRKGA, encoded by the coding sequence GTGAAAAAGATCTTCATTCTCTTAGGACATCCCGACAACGTCGGCATGTGCGGTGCGTTAGCGGATGCATACGAGGCCGGTGCGAAGGAAGCGGGGCACGACGTCGTCCGCATGAATATCGGCGAGATGCAGTTCGATCCCATCCTGCATAAAGGCTATCGTGCGATACAGGATCTCGAGCCGGACCTCAAGCAGTTCCAGGAGAACGTGAAGAGTGCGGACCATTTCGTCATCATCCATCCGGTCTGGTGGGTCGGGATGCCGGCAGGATTGAAGGCGATCTTCGATCGTGCGTGGCTTCCGGGAAGCGCCTTCAGGTATATGAAGCTCCCGAGCGGCAAGCGCAGCATGTTCTGGCACCGCATGTACAAAGGGAAGACCGCGCGCATCATCATCACCAGCGGTACCGAGCCATGGCTCGTACGACTCCTTCCGGGCAACGTGAATGCGCAGCTCAAGTGGGGGATTTTGTGGTTCGCCGGATTCTCCGTGGGCACGACGTGGTTCGGTCCGGCAGAAAATGTTCCAGAAGAGCGGAAGGCTCGCTGGGTAGAGAAGGTGAAGAATTTGGGCAGGAAGGGTGCATAA
- a CDS encoding DUF805 domain-containing protein, translating to MQNALLSFDGRIGRVCFLVTNLIALVPAGFALLLIASGSAIAERNPHALTEGDRMLVLILSLIGLIIMLGVMWVAVAITVKRLHDINMSGWWTIPLLIIPFVAFFLLFVPGSVGRNAYGEEPGDGVFDVGAKLAPANVASA from the coding sequence ATGCAGAATGCACTTCTGAGCTTCGACGGCCGCATCGGCCGCGTATGCTTTCTCGTGACGAACCTTATCGCGCTCGTGCCGGCTGGCTTCGCGCTGCTGCTCATCGCCAGCGGTTCGGCTATCGCCGAGCGCAACCCGCACGCACTGACTGAAGGTGATCGCATGCTGGTCCTTATCCTGAGCCTCATCGGCCTCATCATCATGCTCGGCGTGATGTGGGTCGCCGTGGCCATCACCGTGAAGCGCCTGCACGACATCAACATGTCGGGCTGGTGGACGATTCCGCTCCTCATCATCCCATTCGTCGCGTTCTTCCTGCTCTTCGTTCCGGGCAGCGTCGGACGTAACGCATACGGCGAGGAACCGGGTGACGGTGTCTTCGATGTGGGCGCAAAGCTCGCTCCGGCAAACGTCGCGAGCGCATAA